From the Levilactobacillus yonginensis genome, one window contains:
- a CDS encoding universal stress protein: MFKNILVPLDGSKDSFKALAYAKEMAQMFSATLFVTTIIDPSVAIPAGVPSVGGIVPVQVELNVREEAAHVIDEAKKELAGTNILVKYTIVSGTVNDEIATNLPEKEEIDLIVLGKSGKSALEKLIVGSVTKYVVQHAEVPVLVTEAASE; encoded by the coding sequence ATGTTCAAGAACATCCTAGTTCCACTAGACGGAAGTAAAGATTCATTCAAGGCATTAGCATATGCTAAAGAGATGGCACAGATGTTTTCTGCTACTCTTTTTGTAACCACTATAATTGACCCTAGTGTTGCTATACCAGCCGGTGTACCTTCAGTTGGTGGCATTGTTCCGGTCCAAGTTGAGTTGAACGTTCGCGAAGAGGCAGCGCATGTTATTGATGAGGCAAAAAAAGAACTAGCTGGTACTAATATTCTAGTAAAGTACACCATTGTTTCTGGTACAGTAAATGATGAAATTGCTACTAATCTTCCAGAGAAGGAAGAAATCGATCTAATCGTACTTGGAAAGTCTGGAAAGAGCGCGTTAGAGAAGCTCATTGTTGGCTCTGTGACAAAGTACGTTGTGCAACACGCAGAAGTTCCTGTATTAGTTACCGAAGCGGCTTCTGAGTAA